The Cloeon dipterum chromosome X, ieCloDipt1.1, whole genome shotgun sequence genome includes a window with the following:
- the LOC135945902 gene encoding brachyurin-like, with protein sequence MDRLSGCTYVALIFVIAAAAENEHALRPQPYILNGTDASKGQFPWQAMIRSDSEFICGGALIHARWVLTGAQCWSNTSDITLIIGSLVQGDFEEGRIEVQVSKENYFVHILYTKNPYRNDLALIKLPMALNLQRNSKNATIATIRLPKFSPPKSYVNMSAIATGWGRTDPEDTTVDSTILKFVSNNVTINEDCKNVMGIANVSSITHICTTTSNFTKGFCDRDTGGPLVVLEKDKKYTLVGISSFTLGISCLDGYDTFTRVSYFLPWINWHLANK encoded by the exons ATGGACCGTCTGTCTGGCTGCACTTACGTTGCGCTAATTTTCGTTATT gcagCTGCAGCTGAAAATGAGCATGCCCTGCGACCACAACCTTACATTCTGAACGGCACAGATGCATCGAAAGGTCAATTTCCGTGGCAAGCAATGATTCGCTCGGACTCGGAATTTATTTGCGGAGGTGCACTCATCCACGCTCGGTGGGTTCTCACTGGAGCTCAATGCTGGTCTAA TACCTCTGATATTACCTTAATAATCGGATCTTTGGTGCAAGGAGATTTTGAAGAAGGGAGAATTGAAGTTCAAGTCTCCAAGGAAAACTATTTCGTCCATATATTATACACAAAAAATCCATACCGGAACGACTTAGCTCTTATCAAGCTTCCAATGGCTTTGAATCTGCAAAGGAACTCAAAAAATG ctaCTATAGCTACGATTCGTCTTCCCAAGTTTAGTCCCCCCAAGTCCTACGTTAATATGAGTGCGATTGCCACCGGATGGGGGCGGACAGATCctg AAGACACCACGGTGGACAGCACAATTTTGAAGTTCGTGAGCAACAATGTGACTATAAACGAGGATTGCAAAAATGTTATGGGGATCGCTAATGTCTCTTCCATCACCCACATTTGCACCACAACTTCTAATTTCACTAAAGGATTTTGCGAT CGTGACACAGGCGGCCCTTTGGTTGTGCTGGAAAAGGACAAAAAGTATACGCTGGTTGGAATCAGTTCATTCACCCTAGGCATAAGTTGCCTCGATGGCTATGATACCTTTACCAGAGTGTCCTACTTTCTACCCTGGATCAACTGGCATCTTgccaacaaataa
- the LOC135945500 gene encoding uncharacterized protein LOC135945500 produces MESLTSELFSVETAKVTPVCRSRSLGLRRRLNAALSSAQTPIDAGQKVQLAPIENKADSDDEMRENNNCSANSSLLMSSVDWDILDAEATKKQEDNAFSSLDDEDYLAVSASMLTPGNHSIQPLDTEKLSTLEKCVLLPSSGANLQFDSPESGSEDVECKVAAVKPKKLFDEGPAEEVAERPKSPIITYKRRLPHMRSNFLQKRLKASSTPLSKVPPPSMCSTPKASTPPKKPLIETDSEHEDDSLLFELCDEIEKSVQNSRNSCVSENKVDLGASVQSLGGFTTARGTKIAISEESAKAAEAMLASFLAEPLPCE; encoded by the exons ATGGAAAGTTTGACCAGCGAGCTTTTCTCCGTCGAAACAGCTAAAGTGACGCCTGTTTGCCGAAGCCGATCGCTGGGCTTGCGCCGGCGGCTGAATGCAGCCTTGTCGTCAGCACAAACGCCTATCGACGCCGGGCAAAAGGTGCAATTGGCGCCGATCGAGAACAAGGCCGATTCGGACGATGAGATGAGAGAAAACAACAACTGCTCAG cAAATTCGTCCCTGCTGATGTCCAGCGTCGACTGGGACATATTGGATGCGGAAGCAACCAAAAAACAAGAAGACAACGCTTTTTCGTCTCTGGACGATGAGGACTACCTCGCAGTGTCTGCTTCAATGCTCACCCCTGGCAACCATAGCATTCAACCCCTTGACACAGAGAAGCTAAGCACCCTCGAAAAATGTGTCTTGTTACCTTCGTCAGGAGCGAATTTACAG tttGACTCACCAGAGTCAGGGTCTGAGGATGTCGAATGCAAAGTAGCTGCTGTTAAACCCAAAAAACTATTTGATGAAGGCCCTGCTGAAGAGGTTGCCGAGCGGCCAAAATCTCCAATCATCACATATAAACGGCGCCTGCCCCACATGCGCAGTAACTTCTTGCAGAAAAGACTGAAAGCCTCCTCGACTCCACTGTCTAAAGTTCCTCCGCCTTCCATGTGCAGCACCCCAAAGGCCTCGACGCCACCCAAGAAGCCCCTTATTGAGACAGACAGTGAACACGAAGACGACAGTTTGCTTTTCGAGCTGTGCGATGAAATCGAAAAATCGGTGCAGAATAGTCGGAACAGTTGCGTAAGTGAAAATAAGGTTGATCTTGGTGCCAGTGTTCAGAGCCTTGGTGGATTTACCACGGCCAGAGGTACAAAAATAGCTATATCGGAAGAATCGGCCAAGGCGGCTGAGGCCATGCTTGCTTCTTTTTTGGCTGAACCACTGCCATGTGAGTGA